GCGCAAAGCTGTCTGGAGCGCTATCAGTTAAGCGGCGAGACCGTCGGCACCTGCCGTGGCGCGGCGCTTGATATGCTGCCCTTGCAGCACCCGTTCCAGGATCGCATCGTTCCGCTCATCTGCGGCGACCATGTCACGGCGGATTCCGGTACGGGTCTGGTGCATACCGCACCCGCCCACGGTCTGGACGATTATTTCGTCGGCCAAAAATACGGCCTGCCAACCGACAATCCGGTAGGCGACGACGGTAAGTTTCTGGCCACTGTGCCTGCCGTCGGTGACGTTGAACTGGCCGGCGTATTCGTCTGGAAAGCGAACGACATCGTGTTGCAGGCGCTGGAAGCTTCAGGCCATCTGCTTTGCTTGAAAAAAGTGCAGCACAGCTATCCGCATTGCTGGCGCCACAAGACCCCGATCATCTTCCGTTCCACGCCACAGTGGTTCATCGGCATGACACAACAGGCGCACGGCAGCGATGCCACCTTGCGCAACCTTGCCAACAAAGCCGTCGATGAGACGACCTTCTTCCCGGCCTGGGGCCGCGCGCGTCTGGAGGCGATGATCAAGAATCGACCCGACTGGTGCGTCTCACGCCAGCGCAACTGGGGCGTTCCGATGCCGTTCTTCGTCCACAAGGAAACAGGCGAACTGCATCCGCGCACACAGGAATTGCTGGAACAAGTCGCAAAACGGGTCGAAGAAAATGGCATCGAAGCCTGGTTCAGCCTCAATTCGGTCGACCTGCTCGGCACGGACGCCGAGCACTACAAGAAGCTCACCCACACGCTGGATGTGTGGTTCGATTCAGGCTCGACCCACGCGGCCGTCCTCGCCCTCCGCCCCGAGCTGAGTTCCTCCTCCGATCGCTATCTGGCCGACCTGTATCTGGAAGGCTCTGACCAGCATCGCGGCTGGTTCCAGTCTTCGCTTTTAACCGGCTGTGCCATCAATGGCCGCGCGCCGTTCAATGCCCTGCTCACGCACGGCTTCGTCGTCGACGGTAACGGCCACAAGATGTCAAAATCCAAAGGCAACGTGATTGCGCCGCAGAAAATTTTCGACACGCTAGGCGCCGACATTCTGCGCCTTTGGACCGCCTCAACCGATTACTCAGGCGAGTTGACCATCTCAGATGAAATTTTAAAACGCGTGGTGGAGAGCTATCGCCGCATCCGCAACACCTTGAAATTCCTGCTGGCCAACATTTCCGATTTTGACGCGACGCGCGATGCACTCCCCGTGAGTGACTGGCTGGAAATCGACCGCTACGCGCTGCACATGACGCAAAAACTGCAAGACGAAGTGCGTGCCGATTATGAACGCTATGAATTCCATCTCGGCGTGCAAAAGCTGCTGGGATTCTGCTCCGAAACGCTGGGCAGTTTCTATCTGGACATCCTGAAAGACCGCCTGTACACCTCGGGGGAAAACGCCCGCGCACGGCGCTCGGCACAAAACGCCCTGTACCACATCACCCATGCGCTGACACGTCTGATCGCGCCAATTTTAAGTTTCACCGGCGAAGAGGCCTTTGAAGTATTGAACGGCCGCAACGACCAGAGCGTGTTCGAGGGCGTATGGCACGAGCTGCCGGACGCAAAATTGTCGGGCGAAGAAATCAGCTCATGGCTGACCGTCGACGCCTGGCGCGCGCGCGTCAACAAGCAACTGGAAGCAGCGCGCTCCGCAGGGCTGATCGGTTCGGCTCTGGCCGCCGAAGTCGACGTATTCGCATCGGGCGATGATTTCGACGTGCTGGCGCGTTTAGGCGACGATCTGCGTCTGGTCTTCATCACTTCGCGCGCCACGCTGCATCGCGCCGAGGATGAACAGCGTATCGATGTATCGGCCAGTCTGCACGACAAGTGTGAACGCTGCTGGCATTACCGCGAGGATGTGGGGACTGACGCCGAGCATCCGACCCTGTGCGGCCGTTGCGTGAGCAATCTGTATGGCGAGGGCGAATCGAGGCGTTATGCTTAGTCGCTGGCTGGGCTTGAGCGCACTGGTGATCGTGCTCGACCAGATCGCCAAGCTGTTCGTAATCAGTCACTTCACCTATCTGGAGAGCATCACGGTAAATGGCGTGTTTGATCTGGCCCGATTGCACAACGCAGGCGCCGCGTTCAGTTTCCTGAGCGAAGCCGGCGGCATGCAGCGCTGGCTGTTCTCCGGCATCGCCGTGATTGCGTCCGTATCGATCACCCTGCTGCTGTACAAACATGCAAAAGAGACCCTGTTTGCACTGGCGCTGAGTCTGATACTGGGCGGCGCCTTAGGCAACCTGATCGACCGCATCGCCTATGGCTATGTCATCGACTTTCTGCTGTTCCACTGGAACGAGCATTATTTCCCCGCCTTCAATCTGGCCGACTCCGCGATCACCTCTGGTGCGGCACTGATGATCTGGGAGAGTTTTATGGAGAAGAAACATGGATCTGCTGTTAGCTAACCCGCGCGGCTTCTGCGCCGGCGTGGATCGCGCCATCGAAATCGTCGAACGCGCGCTTGAATTGCATGGTGCGCCCATTTATGTGCGCCATGAAGTCGTGCACAACAAATTTGTCGTCGAAGGGTTGCGCAACAAAGGCGCCGTGTTTATCGAGGATCTGAACGACGTCCCCTCCGGCAGCATCCTGATCTTCAGCGCCCACGGCGTATCGCAAGCGGTGCGCCGTGAAGCCGGAGAACGCAACCTGACTGTGTTCGATGCGACCTGCCCGCTGGTCACTAAGGTGCATCTCGAAGTCTCCCGCCTGCGCGATCAGGACAAAGAAATCATTATGATCGGCCACAAGGGACACCCCGAAGTCGAGGGCACGATGGGGCAAACTGAAGGGGGCATGTATCTAGTCGAATCGCCCGAACAGGTCGAAACGCTCACGGTTCGTGATGAGCAGAATTTAGCGTATGTCACGCAAACCACGCTGTCGGTGGATGACGCCAGCAACATCATCGCGGCGTTAAAAAACCGTTTTCCTTTCATCACCGGCCCTAAAAAGGACGACATTTGCTATGCGACGCAAAACCGTCAGGATGCGGTCAAACTACTGGTCAAGCAATGCGATGTGGTAGTGGTGGTTGGTTCCCCCAACAGTTCAAACTCGAACCGGCTGCGCGAAGTCGCCGCTAATGTCGGCGTACCGGCTTATCTGGTGGATGATGCCAGTGCCCTGCAGGCGGAATGGTTCGCCGGAAAACTGCATATCGGCGTATCGGCCGGCGCATCCGCTCCTGAAGTGCTGGTCCAAGGCGTCATTGAACAACTCAAACAATTTGGCGCACAGCAGGTCAGCGAGTTACAGGGTATCGTCGAGAACGTGGTGTTCCCGCTGCCCAAGACGCTGATCAAAATCACAGAAGCCCGCTAGCTGCCGCATGCCTGAACATTTCCTGATTATCGGTGCCGGCGCAGTCGGCTTAACCAGCGCACAAGCACTGCTGCAAGCGGGCTATCGTGTCACGCTGGTGGAGCGCGGCACGTCAGGTCAGGAAGCCTCATGGGCCGGGGGGGGCATCATGTCGCCGCTTTGCTCGTGGGATTACCCGGAGGCGGTCACGCGCCTGACAGAACGCAGCATGGGTCTGTTTCCCGATGCGATGGACGAACTGCATGCCGCGACCGGCATCGATCCTGAATATGAGCCGAGCGGCATGCTGGTGCTCCCCCCGTTCGAGGATCAACGCGCCGCCACATGGTGCAGCGCACATCAGGTTGAAATGCAGCGCGTCGCCTTGAGCGCGCATCTGCCGGGATTGTCAGGGGAAGGCTTGCTGCTACCCCGCGTCGGCCAGGTGCGCAATCCTCGCCTGTTGCAGGCGTTACGTCGCCATGTCGAGCTGCTGGGCGGCACGATCCTTGAAAACCATGAAGTCCACAAATTCAATATCGAAAATAATCGTATCACCCGCCTGCAAACCAGCCGCGGCAACCTGAGTGCAGATGCCGTGATCCTGGCGGCCGGAGCCTGGAGTCGAACCTTGCTGGGCGAACATGCCATGACACTTGACGTACGTCCGATACGCGGGCAGATTTTACTGTTCAAGTTCGACGCCCCGCCGTTCCAAAATATCCTGCTGCAGGGCAGCCTGTATTTCATCCCGCGACGTGACGGCCATGTGCTGGTCGGCAGCACGCTCGAGGATGCAGGCTTCGACAAATCCACCACCGATGAAGCGAAAAGCAGCCTGCTCAGCCGTATCTACGCGCTGTTCCCGCACTGGCGCGAGCAACCGCTGGTCAAACACTGGGCCGGCCTGCGCCCGGGGTCCCCGGACAATATCCCGACCATCGGACGTCATCCTGTTTTATCCAACCTGTATGCCAACTGCGGGCATTTCCGCTATGGCGTCACGATGTCGCTGGCCTGTGCCGAACTACTCGTCAACGAGATTGAAGCGCGCCCGCAACCCTTATCTTGCGAGGAATATCGCTGGCTATAATCGTGGCTTCTCCACTATAATTGGCGCGTTTCATGCCGAAGTAGCTCAGTTGGTAGAGCAATT
Above is a window of Gallionella capsiferriformans ES-2 DNA encoding:
- the ileS gene encoding isoleucine--tRNA ligase: MTDYKKTLNLPDTSFPMRGDMAKREPQMLSRWQEQQRYQKIRAAKQGLPKFILHDGPPYANGDIHIGHAVNKILKDIIIKSKTLSGFDAPYVPGWDCHGLPIELMVEKKHGKAIPPAQFRELCRSYAAEQVERQKKDFIRLGVLGDWNRPYLTMDFKVEADIIRAIGQIHDNGYLYQGYKPVNWCLDCQSALAEAEVEYEDKTSSAIDVAFEVKDPASLARAFGVSLPGSAKVYAVIWTTTPWTLPANQAVSVHPEFEYSLVKTEKGYLLLASELAQSCLERYQLSGETVGTCRGAALDMLPLQHPFQDRIVPLICGDHVTADSGTGLVHTAPAHGLDDYFVGQKYGLPTDNPVGDDGKFLATVPAVGDVELAGVFVWKANDIVLQALEASGHLLCLKKVQHSYPHCWRHKTPIIFRSTPQWFIGMTQQAHGSDATLRNLANKAVDETTFFPAWGRARLEAMIKNRPDWCVSRQRNWGVPMPFFVHKETGELHPRTQELLEQVAKRVEENGIEAWFSLNSVDLLGTDAEHYKKLTHTLDVWFDSGSTHAAVLALRPELSSSSDRYLADLYLEGSDQHRGWFQSSLLTGCAINGRAPFNALLTHGFVVDGNGHKMSKSKGNVIAPQKIFDTLGADILRLWTASTDYSGELTISDEILKRVVESYRRIRNTLKFLLANISDFDATRDALPVSDWLEIDRYALHMTQKLQDEVRADYERYEFHLGVQKLLGFCSETLGSFYLDILKDRLYTSGENARARRSAQNALYHITHALTRLIAPILSFTGEEAFEVLNGRNDQSVFEGVWHELPDAKLSGEEISSWLTVDAWRARVNKQLEAARSAGLIGSALAAEVDVFASGDDFDVLARLGDDLRLVFITSRATLHRAEDEQRIDVSASLHDKCERCWHYREDVGTDAEHPTLCGRCVSNLYGEGESRRYA
- the ispH gene encoding 4-hydroxy-3-methylbut-2-enyl diphosphate reductase, producing MDLLLANPRGFCAGVDRAIEIVERALELHGAPIYVRHEVVHNKFVVEGLRNKGAVFIEDLNDVPSGSILIFSAHGVSQAVRREAGERNLTVFDATCPLVTKVHLEVSRLRDQDKEIIMIGHKGHPEVEGTMGQTEGGMYLVESPEQVETLTVRDEQNLAYVTQTTLSVDDASNIIAALKNRFPFITGPKKDDICYATQNRQDAVKLLVKQCDVVVVVGSPNSSNSNRLREVAANVGVPAYLVDDASALQAEWFAGKLHIGVSAGASAPEVLVQGVIEQLKQFGAQQVSELQGIVENVVFPLPKTLIKITEAR
- the lspA gene encoding signal peptidase II gives rise to the protein MLSRWLGLSALVIVLDQIAKLFVISHFTYLESITVNGVFDLARLHNAGAAFSFLSEAGGMQRWLFSGIAVIASVSITLLLYKHAKETLFALALSLILGGALGNLIDRIAYGYVIDFLLFHWNEHYFPAFNLADSAITSGAALMIWESFMEKKHGSAVS
- the thiO gene encoding glycine oxidase ThiO — translated: MPEHFLIIGAGAVGLTSAQALLQAGYRVTLVERGTSGQEASWAGGGIMSPLCSWDYPEAVTRLTERSMGLFPDAMDELHAATGIDPEYEPSGMLVLPPFEDQRAATWCSAHQVEMQRVALSAHLPGLSGEGLLLPRVGQVRNPRLLQALRRHVELLGGTILENHEVHKFNIENNRITRLQTSRGNLSADAVILAAGAWSRTLLGEHAMTLDVRPIRGQILLFKFDAPPFQNILLQGSLYFIPRRDGHVLVGSTLEDAGFDKSTTDEAKSSLLSRIYALFPHWREQPLVKHWAGLRPGSPDNIPTIGRHPVLSNLYANCGHFRYGVTMSLACAELLVNEIEARPQPLSCEEYRWL